In the Candidatus Parvarchaeota archaeon genome, CGAGTGGAAGGAGAAATACGCCTGTTATAGGCAACAGTTTGCAAATTGCGGCTGTTTTGAAGGCAAGTGCGCCTGGGCAAGCAACAGCCTTTTGGACAAATGCCTGGCTCAGACAAAGGAAGGCGGCTACTGAGCCAAAAAGAAAAGGGATTAAAAGCGACGGCACGAAAACATGACTGATGGGGACTTACAAGCCGCAGGCAAAAAAACTTGCCCTTGCCGCAACACTGGCAGTACTTATTGCAACGGCAGCTTATTTGCAGATTGCCGCTTTTTTTAGCAGGCAGGGAGCAGTTTATTCCTGGGTTTTTATCGCAGCATATCTTGTTTTTTTGGGCTTGGCAAAGCACATTGCAAGCAATACCGAATATGTGATAAGGAAGGGTGAAATTCAGATTGTTGAGTGGCCTGTGCCTGGAAAAAAGACGTTAAGCACAACAGGCAAACAGATCGTCTTGAAGAAGGATTTGTTTGACATCATATGCAAAACAGCAACAATCGAAATCAGAAGCCAAAATCGTGGATTTTTAGGTGCAAACATTATGGCGCTTTGGGGGATTGAGGAGGGAGAAGCGCGCAAGGCTATGGGCTTGTTAGACAGGGCCTGAGGTTTTTGGATATGGGAAGCATGGCTGAATTTGAAGTTCGTGCTGAAGACGCAGCGAAGCTTGAGTTTTTGGTAGTTGGATCAGGCGCGGGCGGGAAGTATGTCATCAATGAAGTGGAGTTGGGATATTGCATTGAAAATGGCTTCATTGAAGAAAAACGTGCGATTAGATTGGGGAAAAGGCGCCCCACAAAACCCGGCGGGGCGGCTCTGAAGACAAAAACGGAGATATACGCAATTTTGAGAAAATCCGGGCGGGTTGTGGATTTTGATGCAAACGATGATTCCGTTTACTACATATACCCCCAAGGCAATGTAAAGAAAAACGTTTTATTCGAAGCCGTGCTTGTGGTGGCAAAACCAAGCAAGAGTGGAACGTGCGATGCCATTGCAAAGGCCATTAGGATAGGCAAACAGATCAGGCGCGACTCCATGGTTGCGATAAAGAATGGCGGCGGCATTGATTTCTTTAAATTAAAACAGGTTGACTTTCCGCCATGCATAAGAGGCTAGCATATGGCATACTGCACCAAGTGCGCAAGTGAAATAGAGCAGTGGGACACCGGATTTTATACACGGGACCTTCTTTGCCACGTGTGTTATGACGCCAGGAAGGAAATTGCACGCAGGGGGCTTTGCGTCGGATGCAGCAGTTTTGCAAAAAAAAACGACAGGCACGTTATCAAAGGCCATTTTTATTGCGATGAGTGTTTTGACAGGGAAATGGGGGAGATAGCGCAAAGAAGCTGCATCATGTGCAAGAAGGAGCTTGAAGGCTACATGCCACGCAAAACAGCGCCCAGAGGTGGTGTTGTTTGCATGGCATGCTATTCGGTGGAAGTGAAAAAAGCAGGTGACAGGATGAGAATTCAGAACAAGCCTGCCCAAAACAACAAGGAGTTTGATGCAAGTTTTGGATACGCGCAAGATGTGGGAACTGGAAAATGGGTTTTTGAGCCTGCCCCAAATCCTACAGGTGGTCGGCGGCGCGGCGGGGTAATTGGAGTAGTAAACGCCATATTTGGAAGGAAATAAGCTCGTTATTTTAGGCCGGCATTTATTCCTGCCAGCTTGGCTGGCGCGCACTTAATGCGTCAATATACTTTAGGTAGATTTTCCCGACTGTTTTGTCGTTGATGGCGCCGCCTTTGTGGTTGTGCGGCATGAGGGCGCCGGAAAATGTTTTGGGGATGTGCATAAGCTCGTGTATGAGGACTTTGAGTTTTTTTTCTTTGGGAAGGTGGTCGAAATGCTCATGGAGAACTTCAATTATGTAGTATGCGCTAACGCCAAGGGCTTTTTGCCAGATATCGGGCAGGTTCCAGATGCGGGCATAGGCATTGGCCTTTGAGTTTCTTGAGCGCATGCAGATTATGCGGAATTGGTTGATGTGGCCCAGCTGCAGAACAGAGATTATGTGCTCAAGGAGTTCTTGCACATCAGGGGCCGGCTCAACATCCATTAAGACCAACAAGCCTACCAATTTCAATCTCTTACCTGACAACTTTGAGCAAGTCAGCCTTTGTGATTATGCCTTTGAGCCCTGATTTGTCAGCCACAAGCACAGCTTTCTCACTTGCAAGAAGCGCGGCCACAGAGAAGGCAGGCGTCTTGGTTGGGATTTGCGGGAACGGCTGGCCCATTACATCGCCGACTTTAAGATGATGGAGTTTTGCAGAGTCGGTTTTAGCAGCAACAAGATTTGACACTGTTTCCTCGCTGAAGCTGCCCACCTGGACGCCTTGTTTGATTACAGGTGCCTGGGATATGCTGCGGGCGGCAAGAAGCTTGACTGCCCTTGGGACGCTTTCTTTTGGATCAAGGCTTACAATGTCCGGGGAAAGCAAATCTAGTGCGCAGGCCTGCGATTTTATCTGGCAGGATTCGAAGTAATCAAATATTTGTTTTGCATTGGAATAGGATGGGATGGCCTTGCCTGATTCTATCTTTGCAATTAATGATTGCGAAACAAAACATCTGGACGCAAGCTGCGACTGGGACAGGTTTTGCTGAAGGCGCTTTTTCCTGATTTCACTGAGTTCCGGCAGCATGCTTGAATGATTGCGCAGTTGCTTTTATATTAGTTGGTCAACACAACTCAAAAGGCAAAAAGAAATGTGCAGAATTTTAAGATATTTGGTTCTGTTTGCGGTTTGTGGGGGCCATGTTGCGTGTTTATAACAGCTTGAGCAGGAAAACTGAGGAATTTGAACCTGTCAACAAGGATAAGGTCGCTTTGTATGTATGCGGCATTACGCCATACGATTACTGCCACCTTGGGCACGCAAGGACATATGTTGCATTTGACATGATAAAAAGATACCTGAAATTCAGGGGATTTGCAGTATATTGCGTCCAAAACGTTACTGATATTGATGATAAGATTATCAGAAGGGCCAAAGAGTGCGGGCAGGGCCCCCTCGAACTTGCGGCAAAATTTGATGCCTTTTCAAGGGAGGACCTTGCAAGCCTTGGAATCGCCCAGGCCGACGCATACCCTAAGGTGACGCAAAATATCAATGAGATAATAGAATTCGTGAAAAAATTGGTGGACGGCGGCTGGGCATATGCAAACGATACTGGAGTGTATTTTGAAATCTCCAAATTCAAGGAATATGGCAGGCTCTCCGGGCAAAGCCTTGAAAAAATAAGAAGTGGCGCGCGAGTTGAAATTGATGAGGGCAAGAAAGACCCGGCTGATTTTGCTGTTTGGAAGACAACACGCGAAAGTGAGCTTGGATTTGAAAGCCCGTGGGGGAGGGGCAGGCCCGGATGGCATATAGAATGCAGCACGATGTCTGGAAAACACATCCAGGGCACCATAGACATACATGGCGGGGCAAGAGACCTAATTTTTCCTCATCATGAAAACGAGATAGCGCAGTCCGAGGCGGCAGGCAATAGGCCGTTTGTCAAATACTGGCTCCACACAGGATTTCTGACTGTAAATGGGGAAAAAATGGCCAAATCCCTTGGAAATTTTATTACAATACGCGATGCGCTATTAAAGTACAGGCCTTATGCCCTCAGATTTTTTTTCCTGCAAGCCCATTATAGAAGCC is a window encoding:
- a CDS encoding metallopeptidase — protein: MDVEPAPDVQELLEHIISVLQLGHINQFRIICMRSRNSKANAYARIWNLPDIWQKALGVSAYYIIEVLHEHFDHLPKEKKLKVLIHELMHIPKTFSGALMPHNHKGGAINDKTVGKIYLKYIDALSARQPSWQE
- a CDS encoding helix-turn-helix domain-containing protein, translated to MLPELSEIRKKRLQQNLSQSQLASRCFVSQSLIAKIESGKAIPSYSNAKQIFDYFESCQIKSQACALDLLSPDIVSLDPKESVPRAVKLLAARSISQAPVIKQGVQVGSFSEETVSNLVAAKTDSAKLHHLKVGDVMGQPFPQIPTKTPAFSVAALLASEKAVLVADKSGLKGIITKADLLKVVR
- a CDS encoding cysteine--tRNA ligase, yielding MLRVYNSLSRKTEEFEPVNKDKVALYVCGITPYDYCHLGHARTYVAFDMIKRYLKFRGFAVYCVQNVTDIDDKIIRRAKECGQGPLELAAKFDAFSREDLASLGIAQADAYPKVTQNINEIIEFVKKLVDGGWAYANDTGVYFEISKFKEYGRLSGQSLEKIRSGARVEIDEGKKDPADFAVWKTTRESELGFESPWGRGRPGWHIECSTMSGKHIQGTIDIHGGARDLIFPHHENEIAQSEAAGNRPFVKYWLHTGFLTVNGEKMAKSLGNFITIRDALLKYRPYALRFFFLQAHYRSPMDYSDDAVEKAQKNIEGVFEFLSRAREFADLHGQSGVENEEYGQLLKAGESRIFERMDSDFDTPGALAQVFEIIRETNAAMANKDFQDGGAVSRAAKLVSEVLSVFGIETLGGIDIFTTKSKKRVKMPIDIGIENLAKIAKENGVAIKSGVSARKFVELLVEEREVFRKAGNYKQADLIREGLTRNKVIVEDL